The stretch of DNA TATAATAATATTTCTTTTATATATTATACAATATATTTTCAATATATAAAAGAAATAAAAACTATTTTTAACAGTATTAAATATTATTATAATATAAAATGTTATAAAAAAATATAAATATCACTAATTTTTAGATAATTATGATATAATAAAATAGAGGTGGTGTTGTGATTAGTAAAGAAGATATAAAACATCTTGAAAAAATATTTCCTTTTTGGCTTGACATAAAGCAAGATGATAGAGCTAAAATTATCCTTTCAAGCCGTGTGTTATCTTTAAAAAAAAGTTCTATTTTTTTTAATTCACATGAATTAGATGGATTATTGTTTTTAAAGTCTGGGAAACTTAGATTTTTTCTATCTTCCTTAGATGCAAGAGAACTACCACTTTATTATTTGAATAATATGGAAGTGGAGTTTTTTGAGAATTTTACTGATAGTTCAGTCTCAACAATTTTAGATATAGCTTTTTTTGTTGAGAAAAATAGTGAAATACTTTTAATCCCATATTCAGCATTAAATCTTTTTAGAAATAAATATAGTATAATGGAAAAATTTTTACATAACCTGACAAGAGAAAAATTTTCTAAATCTTTATTATCATTACAAAATATTTTACTTATACCACTTAAAGATAGACTATTAAATTTTTTATATAATTTAAATAAAACTGAAATATTATTGACTCATGAAGAAATTGCAAAAAATTTAGGTAGTTCAAGAGAAGTAATAAGTAGAATTTTAAAAATTTTAGAGAAGGAAAATTTTTTAAAAATAAATAGAAAAAAAATTATTATATTAAATAGGGGAGGTATATTATGAAAAAACCAATTATTGGAATTTCAGCAAGTATGATATATGAAGAAAAAGATGAATTATTTTTAGGAGATAAATATTCTTGTGTTGCTTACTCTTATATAGATGCAGTATATAAATCAGGAGGAATTCCTGTTACCTTACCAATTTTAAAAGATGTTTCTGCAATAAGAGAACAAGTAAAACTATTAGATGGCTTGATTTTATCTGGTGGTCGTGATGTAGACCCTCATTTCTATGGAGAAGAACCTTTGGAAAAGTTAGAAGCTATTTTTCCTGAAAGAGATGTACATGAAACAGCTCTAATCAAAGCTGCCATTGATTTAAAGAAACCTATTTTTGCAATATGTCGTGGTATGCAAATACTTAATGTTACTTATGGTGGAAATTTGTATCAAGATATTTCTTATGCACCAGGAGAACATATAAAACATTATCAAATAGGTTCACCTTATCAAGCAACACATTCAATAAAGATT from Fusobacterium simiae encodes:
- a CDS encoding Crp/Fnr family transcriptional regulator, with protein sequence MISKEDIKHLEKIFPFWLDIKQDDRAKIILSSRVLSLKKSSIFFNSHELDGLLFLKSGKLRFFLSSLDARELPLYYLNNMEVEFFENFTDSSVSTILDIAFFVEKNSEILLIPYSALNLFRNKYSIMEKFLHNLTREKFSKSLLSLQNILLIPLKDRLLNFLYNLNKTEILLTHEEIAKNLGSSREVISRILKILEKENFLKINRKKIIILNRGGIL
- a CDS encoding gamma-glutamyl-gamma-aminobutyrate hydrolase family protein — encoded protein: MKKPIIGISASMIYEEKDELFLGDKYSCVAYSYIDAVYKSGGIPVTLPILKDVSAIREQVKLLDGLILSGGRDVDPHFYGEEPLEKLEAIFPERDVHETALIKAAIDLKKPIFAICRGMQILNVTYGGNLYQDISYAPGEHIKHYQIGSPYQATHSIKIDKHSTLFRMADKLEVERVNSFHHQALKKVADRLKVVATAPDGIIEAVEGENEDGLFIIGVQFHPEMMYDKSTFARGMFKKFINICIESKPAEVILKEDIHHIEVEKDIDEKIKEIEEEEKKEFFKGDL